The DNA sequence CCAGCTTCCTCGCTCCCATCCAATGATTTATTACTCGCAAATACCACAGAACTAATTAGTATAGTAATTAATTAATACGCATTTGCATATTTGCATGTGCAATTAGTGCAGTGGAGTGATTACTGGGAGAATGAGGGGCCCCGGATTGTCAGATGTGAGGGGGAAGTGGCCTGGAAAAGAGTTAGCGGGAATGAACTTTGGAGGGAGCGCGATGCGGGAGGGAGGGGAGACAGGCGGGGCGGGCCGGGGGCGCCTCGCTGGGGTGCAGAGCGGCGGCGCGGGGATCGCCAGGCCTGCGCCCCACGCAGCCCAGGACTCCGGTCGGGGGGTCGTGACCCGggcgcccccgccccgccccacccgGCCGGGCCCGCGCCTGCCCCGCCCCCGCCGCGTGGCACGGCTCCAAGCGCGCGCCTGATTGTTATGCATTGTGTTTCTTGTTGCGAGCGGAGCCGGGCGGAATGGGGCTGGCACAAGCTGTTTCCCTGCCACGCGGCGGTGGCACCTTAAAGGCGCAGCGTCCTCTTCCAGCCGCCGCTGCTCGCCCACCTCCGCCCCCgccgtccccccacccccacctgtgAGCCCCAGCAACCAGCGTCTCAAGACAGGCTCGGGGCAGGAGGACACGCACCAGGCCGTCCGAAAAGGGTGCGGTCTCTGGGGAGCGCGGGGGCACGTGCCAAGGGAGCCCGGCGGGCAAGAAGTCAGAGCTGTGAGCGGGATTGGGCGGCTAGGGCACGCTGGGCGCTGTGCCAGGCACGGGGCGGGGGTGGTGAGCAGAGAACCGCGAGCAAGCCAGGAGAAAGACAAGGAGGAAAAGAAGTGACAGGGACCCAAGGGGTACCAGGTGTGACTTCTCATTGACTCTGCTTCCGACCCCACAAGGATTCTGGAAGGCAGGGCTCCTTATTCAGAGAGGCGCTGCAAGTGGCCAGGGAGCAAGTGGCAAAGCTGGGGTTCTTGGAGCTGGTTCATCATCCCCAAGTGCTCAACATGTGCCTCAGGGGAAACCAGAGAGGACTTCATGGTGGAGGAAGCACCTCACCGTGCCTGCAAGGGTGGAGAGGGGCCCTCTGAAGGAACTGAGAGAAAAGGGATGCAGGGTGGAGGAACCCCATGTTTAGTGGGACAAGGAAGCCCCACTTGTACCCCTGCCCATGAGAACTTTGTAGACTCGGGATAGGGTGCCGACTTCTGTAACCCGGGACCTTGACAGAGGGCAAACCCCAGGCACAGTCCTTCTCACATccccctcctttccctctccatTGCAGGGTCCTTGGTCCTACAGCATGGAGATCACCTGGGCCTCACAGAAAGGGACACAGTTTACAATAGTGAATAATCACATGACTCGGGAGTAGAATCCAGTCTCTGCCACTTGGGACCTTGGCACATCACCCTTAACCTCAGCCTCTGATCTTGAGTGGTGATATTAGCTCACCTTCCTTCTGATGGCCTGTGGAGCATGAAGTAAGATGATTCGTGTGAAGCCCAGGACCAGGCCTGGATGACGGGCCCCACTGTGAAAAGTTACActgttaaaaattacatttttaacaaCTACCGAGCTTCCAGAGGTGTCAGGACAGGAATCCCCAAAGTGGGAATCAGGGCCCTGGTTTCTAGTCCCAGTCTGTCATTCAACACCAGGCTACTTGTTCCCCCTCTGTGTTTTGTAAAATAGGAGGTTGGTCCAAGAAGTGCCTACCCCTCTATTGTTCCCTTCCCTCCTTGTGGATCCCAGTGAAGAAGCTTCtaggctgggcatgtagctcagtggtagagtgcttacctagcatgtgcaaggccctgggttccattcccaacttgacaaaaaaggacaagaaaagaaagaaaagcagaagaaagaagttCCATTCTTTAGCTCAGGCAGTCCTTCCCCACCCATCCTGGCCCCTCAGAGCAGTGAAGCAGAAGAAGCAAAGGCTAAGTCTGATTcatgctgtccctgtctccagtCTCCCCAGGCTAAGCCAAGAGGTCTTCCTGCCCTGGTCACGCCCTCCACATACAGTCTGCCCAGGTGACCCTTTGGGACtattctcctgtaagcaatagaATTGCTTTGATGTGGGTCATCTGTGCCTAATGCCAACCCCTTGGTGTCCCCAATACCAATGCCAAATTCAAGGGACACATTAGAGAACTGTCTAGAATCTAGCCCCCAGAATTCCCCAATCCAAACCTCTGGCTCTGATTTACTGGGAAGGCAACTGGGAAATAACTCAGTTCACAAGGAAATTTATAGCAGACTCCCAGTGCTCCTCCCCCTGTCTTGCTCTGCCCTGCCCCAGCAGGGACCCAACTTCCATCTATCAAGGCTTGACCCCCCTAGAGTGCACTTCAAACCCTGCTGTGCCCAGGCACAACGGGCAGGTGGCATTAATCCCATATTAGCGATGAAGAAGCAGAGGGTTAAGTGATTTGACCAAGGTAGACACACTGCTAAGCCATGGGCTCTGTAGCCGCCTTGGACTCTCTTTTGATCTGACTGTCCTCTGGTGAGGACCTTGGAGTCAGGGTaggagaggggcaggggcaaGACTACCAACTGCTTGTATGGAAGACTGACCAGAGAAGCAGAACAGAGACACAGCAGTGAACAGAGCCccagaaacaaaaacatttaaaactaaaGTTGATAGATGGCTTGAAGCAAAATCAGCCACATCAGGATGTGCTTGGGGCTCAAGCAGCACTTTCACACCTGTTAGGTCAGTGGAGGCTCATTACTGTCCTAGCAGACAGACTTTATTGTAATCATCATACCCATTTCACGGAGGGGAAGGCTGAGGTTCCTAGCAGTGCTTGGCTTGGTGGGCAAGttgaggagagagaaggggaggtgtGTGGGTGGATGGGTGTTGCTACCCCAGCTGCAGCCTAGTTTCTGAGGTAACTAGGTTTCCTCCAACAGTGGTGGGACAGGCCTTTAGCACCACAGTCACTTGAGGATATTTTCTGGCTCAGTTCCTGCCTTTGACTGTGGAGCATGGAGCCTGCTGTCCAGAGGGGCTTCCTGAGGAGGTGCTGCTTAAGCTGGaagggtgaggaggaggaggagacactCCGTGAGGACAACCTGAGCCAAGGTTCCTTCCTGGGCATAAGGGCAGACAGGGATGTGCTGAGGGAGAGTGGGGCAACAGTCAGATGTTAAGCCATCACAGGTGCTTGAGCAGGTGAACATCACATGCAGGTTTGCATTTCAGATAGGGCAGGCAGTTTGGCCGTAGGTCTTGAGAAGGAAGCCAGAGAGGACCCTTCTCAGGGCCAGGCCGGGAAGACAGAAGGGTGAGACACTGGGGAAAGGCCTCAGCAAGGTGAAAAGACAGTGAGGCAAGACCTAGCCATGTCTCtggtccccctccctccccaggaAGTCACATCCACCATATACAGACTACAAGTAGAGTGGGGCTCTGAGCCTGCTAAATCCACCATATACAGACTACAAGTAGAGTGGGGCTCTGAGCCTGCTAAAAGGTGTAGGACCTAGCAGGGGGTCTACCACAGGCAAGACACTATCCTGGTGCAAGTAGATACTCTGGGGCCTCTTGTGACCTCAGGACCAGAGCCTGGTGCCAAGGGAGTAGAGGTGTGGCATgacaacccccccacccccaactacTGGCCGGGAGCCACTTCCACTCACCCCAAGTCCATCTCCCCAGACTGACATTTGTGCAGAAGGCAGGAAGAAGCATCTGGAGTGCTAAGTGTAGTGGGGACCCTGGCCTCACAACTTGGAAAGACCCTCCAGGAAAGGCCCCTGTGCAGCCAGCCAGCTTAGCACAGGAGAGGCTTGGCTCAGTCCGTGTGCACTCAGAGACCTGCCTGCAGCCCCAGGGCAAGGCAGGGGACAGATGGGAGAATGGATCCTCCCTTTGGGGAGGTCAGGGAAGGCTACCAGCAGGAAGTGTCTAGGAGGCATCTTGGTGAGGAAGGAGGATGAGTTTAACCAAAGGGAGACAGAGGAACCAGTACCCATTAAGGAAGGAGTTCTCACACAAACAGGGCTCAGCGGCAGGAAGGCAAAGGTTATGGGACAAAGGTCACTCCATTTCTGGAGCAAGGGCCCAAGCCTGAGGAGGGTGGCTGTGCTGGAGGACTAGCATGTCTTCTATTCATCCTGAGGTGAGGGGAGGGCAAGGAGGCCACAGTTGGTCTGAGCTCCAGCCGGCCCCACCCAGCTTGGAGTGGGATGGAGGCCCAGAGTGGGAGCCCAGGACTCAGGCAGGGGAAGATTCCAGGAGAATCTTGGTAGCGATCTGGGGGTCAGGACAGGAGGTCGGGCCGGAGGAGGGGGCTACACCTCActggcctcccctccccctccccggtGGCACCACAAGGCACGCAGCCGCATATCACCCGTGCCAGCCCTCACCTCCCGGCAACGTCGCCGCATTCTCAGCCACGCCATCTGGCGTGCCCGCCGCCGCTCCCCGGCACACTGCggcgggcgggggagggggcaGCGGGGCAGGTGCCCACCCTGGAGCCAGGAGGAAGCGGCAGGTCCCCCTCCCCCAGCGTCCTCTGGACTTAGGTGGGGCAGGGGGCTGGGATGGGGGTGGCAGGTGCTCCAACCCTTCAGGAGCAGCCTCGAGCAGCCGAACTGCTAGCGCGGGCGCCGTCTGGGCAGTGCCAGGCTGCCCCTCCCGCCTCCTCCCCACTGCAGCCAATGCCAGGAGCTCAGGACCTTGGAGGGGCTACTTTCCCGCCCTTCCCCCTCCATCTGAAGAGGTGGGGACAGGGGTTCCTTCTCACCTGCCTGCCCCCCTCAGCCAGGCAGGCCCCAGGACTTGGATGTCTGGCCACCACCGCCAGAGGGTGGACACCTGGGTCTGACCCACCTGCTCCCCATGGCTGGCACTAATGAAGGAGCAAGTCTCCTTCCACACACTGGCCCCCCCAGTCTTATTTGGGTGGGGGTGGCTGGCTGGCTGTCCTTGTGGGTGCCAGAATAGAGAGGAGAAATTACAGACTCAGGTATGAATGTATTTATATTGGAAGATGGAGGGTAATGAGAGCATTTCTAGAACATTCTTCCTGTCCCTTGGGCAGGATTCCCCTAGTGTTCAGGAATGACCTGTGTCCTCCCTCTTGCCCTGTCTATTCCTGCTCCACACTCTCACCCCTGCCCCTCAGGGCCCAGCCTGTACAAAATGGCTGCCGCCCCTCTGAAGCAGCCATTTTAGGTGCCCAGACTGTGACCTCCCTTGGGAAGGGGCTATGTCTCCATGGGAACCTCAGGCCCCCAGCTCCCTGCTCCCTCTCTGAGGAGTGGGCAACAAGATGGGGATATTCCAGGCTTGGCTGAGgtgcctacagttctccttttcctctcagaGACCTGGAGGGGACCCGGCCCCTCACCATCTCCCTTCTTCCAATGCCACAGGGAGGAACAGATGGTATCTCTGGGtgtccttctcttttcctctccttccttccatttctggCTCTTTTCATCTCTCTCAAGGCATCTCTGTATCTCTGGGTGCACAGAGAGGAGCACACATGTGTGTGCTAATGCTTGCTCATATGTATGGGGACACACGTGTTGTATCTCTTTCAAACCCATGTCTGAGGCGGGCCCATCCCACACCTCCCTCTGTTCCAATTTTCCCCTGGTTTTTATTgtatcttctaaaaaaaaaaaaaaaagttgaaatgtgTCGAGTGAGAAAAacttgttccatttttttttctgaagaaaagacGGGAACAGGAAGCAGAACAGGAGGGATAAAGCTCCTTGTACCCCAGGTATGGctccccacctctgcctcctcctgtGAGGGACTGAGGGGGGCTTCTCCCACTCAGACAGCAGAGGTCATTCCTGATGGGAGACAGGAGAGATGGGAGGACTTCCCAAGGGCTCTCCAATCATGAGAAAGCTTCTGCCTCCTACCTAGAAGGGCGTGTGAGACTCAGTGGGCTTAACCCAGCCCTCAGTGTCTGGGGAGAAGGCAGGGCATATCTTTGTCCCCCAAGGAAGCATTCATTCACTTAATCATTCATACACTCATGCATTAATTTAACAAAATCCAGTTTCTATTTAAACAAAGCATtctgaatgtgtgtggggggatgTGTGCTAGAAATTAATATTGTAAAGCATGTTACAGTTTACAAAAGTGtcttcataaaaataagagcttgaGTTCATCGAAGGTTCAGCTCATCACATGTATTAACCTGCTCAGCATTAACAGCCCTAGAAGGCTATAGCAaaattgttcccattttacagatagggaaactgaggctgagaaaggTTATGAAATTTGCTCAAGGCAttcagcttcttttctttctttttttgcagtactgaggatcaAAGCCATGGCTTTGTGCCCGCttggcaaatgctgtaccactgaactacagcccCAACCTAGGcattcaacatgtttaaaaaagtTGGCGAGCAGAGTTCTCCAGGTGTCAGAAGTCCAGAGCGTATACAGCTAACCAAAAACCATGAGGCCAAGGGACTCAGGAGAAAGGTTATTCTCAGGATTTAGGACCCCATAAAGGGACAGTAAAGCCTTTGTGACTGTGCCCTACATTGGAGTGAGGCCTGATTGGTCCTCCCTAATGTCTGCCCAATCCTAGACCCATCCTTCAATCTCTGCCTGTGTCACAAACCTCCTGGACTATCCACACCATAGGTAGGATTCACCTTCTCAGATGTAGGACCCAGGAAGGGCTTCTCATCCTTGGAGACCACCAGGACAGTTGTGGGGTTGCTGGAGGAGCCATGGGCTGAGAGTCAAGTACCTAGGGTCTAGACCCAGTTCACTCTCTACCTGTGTGTTCTTAGGTAAGTCCATCCTCTCCATGAGCCCCTGTACAGGAGGAGCTGGGATGGTGCGTTCTGAGTTTCTTCCAACTCCTGGCCTCTGAGAGCCACAGATAGTATCAGCACCTCCTTCTCCAAGGCCCTCCAAGCCACTGTATGCATTTCTGTGTAGAACCTTGTTCAATCTGTGGCATATTTTACCAGCCCCAGGACCCTTCTGGAAGCTCCTACTGGGAAAGAACAGAATGCATCCACCAGATTGAGGGGGACGCGCTCTTCTTTTCACCATCCAGTTTTTGCATGTGGCTGACCTCTGAGTGTGTGCTGAAAGTGTAATTAAAGTTGGATAATGCACAGGTCAGCTGAGGGTAGGGAAGGGCAGGACATTGGGCTCAGAAACACACAAATGACTGGACCAGGTGTGGGCAAGGGTCTCTACACCTGTTCACACACGTGTCTATCTGAGTAGAGATGCGTATCTGTTTTCTGCATCAGAGGGTGAggaaccagtgtgtgtgtgtgtgtgtgtgtgtgtgtgtgtgtgtgtgtgtgtgtgtaaagctaCCTACCCCCCTCAAAATATGCCATTTACATCTGCATATGGCCCAGTAAGAAGGTTGAAAGGTGAGCTGTAAAATAAAACAGCCATTTCTACCTTCCTCATCAGGACACCTGTCTGATCTACCTCCCCTTGGTCACTCTTTGACTGCTAGGCTCAGATTCtctgttttcagtatttttttgcaGAGGGAGGAGAGTGCTTGAGTCTCACCTAGGAAGTCTAGGCAGTTCTCAGCTAGTCTCTGCTCCTCCCTCAAACAACCAAGTTAAAGGCCAGTAGAGAAAGCCACTGGTGAGATGGTCACCTATCTGGCAGGGGGAGGAGATGGTGAAGAGAAGGAGGGCTTCTGGGTTAGGAATCCAGACTTGGACCCAGATTCCTATTCCTCCACCCCtagatgggggtggggtgaggcacATAGGCTCAtcttcccacccccacctcaacaTACATATGCTCCTGACATCCAAGGAAACATCTCCCATCAGTGAACTCCACAGATAGACACACATGTCCCCACAGACACACACGCCCATGCAGAGGCACAGACATCCAGGCaaatctttccctttctctctctttcccttggtTTGAATTTCGTTCAGCCACATATGTTGTGTGTGCGtgagggtgggtgggggaggggcagacaGGGATGAGGGATGGCATGGTGCCAACATCTACCTATGGGGCTTGGGCCAGGGAGCCCCCACGCCCACCCTGGAAGGGGGCCTCAGCTGTCCCTTTGTGGTGGAAGAGACCCTCCTGGGGAGTGGTGGCAAGCACTGAGGTCCCTTCTCCACACCCCAAGGTCTGGTCCTGACCCACCTTGGGGCCTTCAGGGGAGGAAATGGACAGAGCAGGACACTGGAGGGAGCATAGACTTGGCGGCCACCACAAACCCCCAATTTCCAGCCTTGCCACACCATTGTTCCCATGTGGGGGGGCTCTATAGCTGAAGGGGGCaactcctcccacctccctctcaATCCCTGCTTTCCCTGTGTTGGGCTGGGAGGGGAGGGCGGcagagatatttatttatttcctttatttatttaatttttttttttttggagtagaGAGTGACAGATGGCGGCGGGTCCCGGGGGAGCCGGCTCTCCCCCAATGCAGACGCATGCCAATCACCGTCTCTCATGTGATAGCTGCTGCCCGTGACGTGCCAAGCCCATATGGCCTGGCATAGAGGCTGGTACCCCGCCTGGTAGAGATGCCACACTCGCTCCGCGGCTCGCATGGCGCTCTGAAGACGCCGGCGCCCGCCGCCTTGAGGAGCCACTGCCCCCGCTCCCTGAAGATGGGGGAACAATGAAATAAGCGAGAAGATTCCTcttctcccccctctctctcttgccccctccccccctcccctcccctctccccttgaCTCCTCTCCGAGGTAAGTTGTCCGAAAGGGAGCTAGATCTGACCCACCGATTGGGGGGGGGGCGCAGCTGCTTCGGCCGACATGAGAGTCCCCCAGTCCCCCCTTCCTGGGATTACACCCCCTCATTGGGTGGGCAACAGAGGCGCCCCGGGTCCTCTCTCCCCGAGGGGCTGCAGCTCTAGGGGCTGCGGAAGGAGGTGTTCTGCCTgcgatggggtggggggagcaggatCATCGGGGACGCAAAGAGGCCGCGATAGGGACCCCCCCGCGGCTGTCCCGAAGGAACCTGCGACCTttccccatcaccaaaaaaagagaagcaaacaaacaaatttggattttttttcccgtCAATCCCGAAATACAACGAGATCTGAAGAGCCGTGTGGGAGGGAAGCAGTTTGAAGGAGGAAGGGGTTCCCTGACCGCAGGGGAGACGGACCGGGCTCGGTTCTCTGTCTCCTCCCCACGCCCGGGTTCTTCAGTTTTCGCCGCCCAGAGCCGGTTCCGGGAGCCGGGGACGCAACGGCTTACAGGAGCCGGTCCTCCCACCTCTGGAATTGGGGCTGCGGGGGTGGGGGCGAGCTGGGGGCGGCGCGCGGCCAACTTGCAAATTGGATTAGGGAGCGTGGGGGTGAGAGCcacaggaggggtgggggagcCGGGTCGAGGGGCCGGGGCCGCGGATCCGAAGACCAGGGCAGCTGTCCCCACCCACGGTCGCCCAGCCTCTCTCCAACGCTGGGAAAGAACAGGCTTTCAGGGCGAGCGCACAGTCTCCCCTGGCGAATATATCTGGCCCctcaaccccccccccccgcttccacacacacacacacaccgggtcccCGCTCGGCCCCTGAGAAGAACCGGGCTCAGGGAGCGGCCCCACATTCAAGCGAGGGGCGGAGCCGGGGCCCAGAGCTGGGAAGAGGGCCTGGGCCGAGATTCCCGGCCCAAGGCCGGGCCAGGGCTGGGCCGGCTCTGGGCGGGGCAGGCGGAGGAGGTGGGCATCCAGGGCCTCCTGAGCAGGAACCCGCACAAGACTTGGGGGTAGAGGCGGGTTGGGGGGGCCGTCGTGACCCCAACACGCCCCTTACTGTGTGCTGTCTCCCCTTCCCGCCCCTGGGGCACCCTCAGGCACCATGCTGACCCGCCTGTTCAGCGAGCCCGGCCTCCTCTCGGACGTGCCCAAGTTCGCCAGCTGGGGCGACGGCGACGACGACGAACCCAGGAGCGACAAGGGCGACGCGCCGCCGCAGCCGCCGCCCGCGCCGGGGCCGGGGGCTCCGGGGCCCGCCCGGGCCGCCAAGCCAGTACCACTCCGTGGAGAAGAGGTACCAGAGGCCACGTTGGCCGAGGTCAAGGAGGAAGGCGAACTGGGGTgcgaggaggaagaagaagaggaagaggaggaagggctgGACGAGGCGGAAGGAGAGCGGCCCAAGAAGCGCGGCCCCAAGAAACGCAAGATGACCAAGGCGCGCCTGGAGCGCTCCAAGCTGCGGCGGCAGAAGGCAAACGCGCGGGAGCGCAACCGCATGCACGACCTGAACGCAGCGCTGGACAACCTGCGCAAGGTGGTGCCCTGTTACTCCAAGACGCAGAAGCTGTCCAAGATCGAGACCCTGCGCCTAGCCAAGAACTACATCTGGGCGCTCTCGGAGATCCTGCGCTCCGGAAAGCGGCCCGATCTTGTGTCCTACGTGCAGACTCTGTGCAAGGGTCTGTCGCAGCCCACCACCAATCTGGTGGCCGGCTGTCTGCAGCTCAACTCCCGCAACTTCCTCACCGAGCAGGGCGCGGACGGCGCAGGCCGCTTCCACGGCTCGGGAGGCCCGTTTGCAATGCACCCCTACCCGTACCCGTGCTCGCGCTTGGCGGGCGCACAGTGCCAGGCAGCCGGCGGCCTGGGCGGCGGCGCGGCGCACGCCCTTCGGACCCACGGCTACTGCGCCGCCTACGAGACGCTGTATGCGGCGGCAGGCGGTGGCGGCGCGAGTCCGGACTACAACAGCTCCGAGTACGAGGGTCCGCTCAGCCCCCCGCTCTGTCTCAATGGCAACTTCTCCCTCAAGCAGGACTCGTCTCCTGACCACGAGAA is a window from the Castor canadensis chromosome 11, mCasCan1.hap1v2, whole genome shotgun sequence genome containing:
- the Neurod2 gene encoding neurogenic differentiation factor 2, which encodes MLTRLFSEPGLLSDVPKFASWGDGDDDEPRSDKGDAPPQPPPAPGPGAPGPARAAKPVPLRGEEVPEATLAEVKEEGELGCEEEEEEEEEEGLDEAEGERPKKRGPKKRKMTKARLERSKLRRQKANARERNRMHDLNAALDNLRKVVPCYSKTQKLSKIETLRLAKNYIWALSEILRSGKRPDLVSYVQTLCKGLSQPTTNLVAGCLQLNSRNFLTEQGADGAGRFHGSGGPFAMHPYPYPCSRLAGAQCQAAGGLGGGAAHALRTHGYCAAYETLYAAAGGGGASPDYNSSEYEGPLSPPLCLNGNFSLKQDSSPDHEKSYHYSMHYSALPGSRPTGHGLVFGSSAVRGGVHSENLLSYDMHLHHDRGPMYEELNAFFHN